Proteins encoded together in one Sylvia atricapilla isolate bSylAtr1 chromosome 2, bSylAtr1.pri, whole genome shotgun sequence window:
- the CYSLTR2 gene encoding LOW QUALITY PROTEIN: cysteinyl leukotriene receptor 2 (The sequence of the model RefSeq protein was modified relative to this genomic sequence to represent the inferred CDS: deleted 1 base in 1 codon), whose product METLAQTMNISKVALDGSFTNSSSNCTIDGFKQVIYPIMYIFIFFLGAVGNSLSIYVFFQTSQRTSVNIYMQNLAISDLMFVSTLPFRASYYLLGSRWIFGDILCRIMTYTLYMNMYCSIYFLTVLSVIRFVAIVHPFKRGKVNSIKYARIICVAIWIFVLAAASPLLNKGFTGYSNPVKCLDLHPSSAQKLLVVNSFVLVVGFILPFSTIVFCYVFAIRVLLKPRAPQSRRAICHRKALLTIIITLILLLICFLPYHILRTVHLMYSSCSQANPAQGWWSLSASLT is encoded by the exons ATGGAGACGCTGGCTCAGACTATGAATATTTCCAAGGTGGCGCTAGACGGCAGCTTCACTAACAGCTCCTCCAATTGCACAATTGACGGCTTCAAACAAGTAATTTATCCCATCATGTATATCTTTATCTTCTTCCTGGGTGCTGTTGGAAACAGCCTCTCcatttatgttttcttccagACTTCACAAAGGACCTCAGTAAACATTTACATGCAGAACTTGGCTATTTCAGACCTCATGTTTGTGAGCACTTTGCCCTTTCGGGCCTCATATTACCTCTTGGGATCACGTTGGATATTTGGTGATATCCTGTGCAGGATCATGACTTACACCTTGTACATGAATATGTACTGCAGCATTTATTTCCTCACTGTGCTCAGTGTGATCCGTTTCGTAGCCATCGTCCACCCATTCAAACGTGGAAAAGTGAACAGCATCAAGTATGCCAGGATAATCTGTGTGGCCATATGGATCTTcgtgctggcagctgccagccctcTGTTAAACAAGGGATTCACTGGTTACAGCAACCCTGTCAAATGTTTGGACCTCCACCCCTCCAGCGCGCAGAAGCTCCTCGTGGTGAACAGCTTTGTCCTGGTCGTGGGCTTCATTCTGCCGTTCAGCACAATTGTGTTCTGCTATGTCTTTGCCATCAGAGTGCTGCTCAAGCCTAGGGCTCCGCAGAGCAGGAGGGCAATCTGTCACAGGAAGGCGCTGTTAACCATTATCATCACTCTCATCCTC CTCCTCATCTGTTTCCTGCCATATCACATCCTGCGAACTGTCCACCTGATgtacagcagctgcagccaggccaaCCCTGCACAAGGCTGGTGGTCACTCTCTGCCTCGCTGACATGA